The following is a genomic window from Caldicellulosiruptor danielii.
TGCATGAAATTATAATAACTTTATTTGTCTTCTTGTCAATTTCAAATCCAATGTCCACAAAGTTTGTTCCTCTTACATACTTAAGTTCAGGTAACTCATTTTCAAAAATACGAACAAAGTATTCATCTTTATAAAATTCATTATAGATTTCAACAAGATTACTCTTATCAATGTTCTTAACAAGTGTAGCATATATAGTTGACAATATTCCTCTTTTTACAGGCAGAAGATGTGGTGTAAATGATAAATTCAAATCTTCACCAAATAGCAAACTACATTTCTCTTCAATTTCGCTTGTGTGTCTGTGTTTTGCAACCGAATATGCTTTGAAATTCTCATCAAGTTCGCAAAAACTATATGCAAAATCAGATTTTTTACCAGCTCCAGAAACACCTGACTTTGAGTCTATTATAATACCATTTTTGTCTATGAGCTTGCTTTTCAAAAGTGGAGCAAGGCCAAGTATTGCACTTGTTGGATAACATCCCGGATTTCCAATGATCTGAGCATTTTTAATCTCTCCTCTATTTATTTCACAAAGTCCATATGCACTTTTTTGCAAAAGTTCAGGGTATTTATGCTCAGTATAATCTTTTGCATATTTTTGCGAATCTTTGTACCTAAAATCGGCACTTAAATCAATCACAACCTTGCCAAGGTCATATCCTATTTTGACATATTCCTGTGAAATACCGTGAGGCAGAGCACAAAA
Proteins encoded in this region:
- the argC gene encoding N-acetyl-gamma-glutamyl-phosphate reductase encodes the protein MIKASIIGASGYVGLELIRLLLRHPEVEIVSIISSSSNQLSIDKTNPQFKKVSALVFEEFKIEAIEKADVIFCALPHGISQEYVKIGYDLGKVVIDLSADFRYKDSQKYAKDYTEHKYPELLQKSAYGLCEINRGEIKNAQIIGNPGCYPTSAILGLAPLLKSKLIDKNGIIIDSKSGVSGAGKKSDFAYSFCELDENFKAYSVAKHRHTSEIEEKCSLLFGEDLNLSFTPHLLPVKRGILSTIYATLVKNIDKSNLVEIYNEFYKDEYFVRIFENELPELKYVRGTNFVDIGFEIDKKTNKVIIISCIDNLIKGAAGQAIQNMNIRFSLDEKTGLVMVGEYF